CCCCCGGAATTGACACTCTCAGCCTCTGTGGTGGCGGCAGAGGCCAGTGAGAGACTGGAGCCAGACTGGGCACTGCTCAGGTTGTCAGCTGCGGAGGAAGtcgtacaaaaaaaaaaagaaaaaacacaaaatcagtTCAAAGCCAGCTTCCATTAACACATCACACCTGCTGCTAGACAACATGTTGAGACCATTTCTGACTCATTTCTACTTAGTTATTGTCTTAACATCATGGCGAGACtcttaaaacttaaatttaagGTTTCTCGGCATCTCACGCACTTTACCGATATTCCACTTAATTACATACTCCGCCTAACATTTCCTATCACAGAAAAGGCACGAATTGACTGCAATACTCAGCAGCGGAGTCCGGAACACAAAAGCGGCACAAATACGGATCGTTAACATGGCTTGGGCATATTGCAGCTAGACCCTATTAAAATGCAACTCAAACTGGAAAAGCACACCACAGGATCACAGGAAATAGCATGTCCTGCAGGTTACAGATGTGTAATTCAGTCAATCTTTCAGCGCTAAGCTATTCTTCCGGCAGGTTAGAGCGTATATTGACGTAATCAGGAAACTGCACATTCAGCTAGCGGTCACCCAGACGCACGCCGTGCTGGAGCGGAGCGGCCGCTTACGGGTCGAGGAGCACTTGGAGTAGGTATCGCTGCTGGACTCTCCCCGGTGCACCGACTTGGGCCGCTGCTTCTTAGGCCTGCTCTTGGGCTTGGCCAGGCCCTGCTCCTCAATCATCTCCTGCTGCTTCCGCCTCAGGTACTCCTGCTTGATCAGCTCCCTCCGggccttctcctcctccttcctGATTCGGTCTTCCTCTGCTTTTCGcctgggggggacacacactcCGATTTACTCCTCCTGGAAAACACCCTTaactaaaacttttttttctccctacttgggagtttttggttcctctcctccactgTCATCTGGAGTTCTCTTTCATGTctttccttttccctgtttttgaatTACTCTCTATAAATGATGCAGGAACTTTACGGCTGAGAGACTCTGAGGCGTCCTGGGTTGGTCTCTCCAAAGCCCCTCCCTGCCTTGCCGCCGGCCGGAGGCCCTCACGCTACCTGGCCTCGTCCCGTTTCAGCTCTGACTCCAGTTCCAGCTGCTGCTTGCGTATCCGAGCCTCCTCAGCCTTGCGCTGCTGCTTCAGGAGAAACGCCGCCCGCTTCTTCGCCATCTCGTCCTCTGCCTTCTGCTCGTCCTGGGAAGCAGAGACACCGGCTTTCAGACAAAACTACACGACATGCAGGCAAATTCCCTTCAATCTGCAACACCGCAAATGACCCTTGCAAATATAAAGCAGGAGTGGAAAGAGTCTGCTGAGGTGAAGTGATTTAGTCGCTCCCCACCATAGAGTATTtgacatttaacaaaacagtcgGCCTCCATATACGGGTTCCGCATCTGCGGATTCAACCAACTTGTTTATATTTTCCCTATTTATAATTCCATTATCTATATGTTCttgaattttaaatattttgtgtttcaggtTGTTGAATGAAAGCAATCTAAGTGTTGAAAGAAAATGTTCCGTTGTTGCTGTGTACTATGTAATTGGTACACAGTAAAGGACTACGAATGAGATCCATTCTGTCTTTAAattatacagtaaaaataaagtaaataaggtactgtactgtacctcaagcCATTGAACCGCTGAAGCTACCCAATGTTTTCTGAAGCGCCACAAAGTAGTGCATGCATTCGTTATTATGAACTATTGTATTTAACCCGAATGTCTAATATCACAGTTTTGTCCGTAAGTCAGTAACTCAGGAATAACTATTTACATGGTATTTATATTGTCTTAGGCATTATAAGTAAGTGTAAAGTACACCAGAGGCTGTGTATATTTCACATGCAAACACTACACCATTTTATACGACAGACTTGAGCATCCACAGATTTTGGTATCTATGGGGGGTCCAGGAACCAACCCCCCAGATAACGAGGGACGGCTGTATACCTTGAAGAAGAATCCCAGCACAGACTTCTGGTCTCCATCAGAAAGATCAGCCGTAACATCCCGGATGTCTGAGACAGTGTCTTCTGTTGGGTCCTTGAGGTCTGACAGATCCACCTCAATGAGGTGAGTTTTGTTCTTGGAGACGTCCTCGGACAGAACATTCTCCTTCCCAGAACCATCTGAGGGATTCAGGTCTCGTTCCTTCAGGGAGCCAGAGAGACACTCCTCGATATTACTAGGCTCCCTGGGAATGGCAGTTCGCTGGTTAGCCTCATCATTGAGCCGGAAGGTCATGTTTCGGATGATGCCCCTCTCCAGAGAGGCGGCTGCCTCTACAGGTGCAGTGCTAGCGGAGCTGCTGCCCTCTGATTCTCCCTTGGGGGTCCGGCCCCCAGAGAACTGCCTCAGGTGAGGGAGGGTCTCCACATTCTGGGTAGGGGTGATAACTCTCATGGCCTGCTTCCCACTCTCCTTTGGCAGTTTGAGTTCGGTGGGTTTTGACCTGGGACCACGGCCCGAGCTCAGCTTGGGGGGTTTGCGGACCACAGTAGAACCAGACGAGGAGATGGGCTCCACAAAGTGCACGGCAGGGCGGATCTTGGGCTCAGCCACACTGCTCTTCCCGTTGGCAAAGGTGCCTGTTGGGGTGGGCCCTGGGGAAAGAGCCGGGCCCGGTGGAGGTGCTGGTGGAGCTCCTGGGGGTGACTGAACGTTCTGTTTCATTAGCAGATCCTGTTGCAGTGACAGCTGCATCATTTGGTGCTGGATGGCACTGATGGCCTCGTTCAGCATCTCGATGGAGCGGTTACACTCATTCAGGTCCGGTTCTGTGCTGCCGTTGTCCAGCAGCAGGGCACTGTTGATCTTGTTGTCCATCTCTAGGGAGCCGGGAGATGTTGGAGGTTCCATCGCCCATCGGACCTTGGCCTTCCCTTCCTGCCCATTCCTCTCTCTAGCCTTCCCCCTCAGTGCTTCCACGCAAGAGTCATCTTTCGACGAGACCTCTTTCTCGCCATTGACTTTCTGGTCTTCCTTAGAGTAGTGGTCTGACTTTAAGGGCTGAGGGAGGGTATCACTCTTGCCTTTCTTAACAATGTTTAGGAAGGCGGCCTTCCCCAGCTTGAGCCTCTGCCGGGCAGACAGCGactccatcttcttcttctgcGTCTCGATGGCCCGTCGCTTCTCTTCCAGTTGCATGTGGAGCTGCACGAGCTCAGAGGCCAGCAGGTTGGCACCATCCCTGCCCTGCAGCGTAGGGCTCTGCTCTCGCTTCTGCCTCCAGGTAGTCAGTGGCAGCTGGAAGCTCTCAGAGCCGTCGGGGGTCGTCTTCTGCGAGCTGCTGGTGCTGGAGCGGGCATCGTGACCGCCGGCTTTCATCTGCCTGCGCTCGGCGAAGCTGGTCATGCGTGCGCTGCTGCTGCCGATGCTACTGGCCTGAGATATGGTGCTGAGACAGGGACTGGAGCGGCCGCTCGCCCCGTCTTTGTCCTCATGCTCCCTCAcattcatgtcctcctgcagttTGAGCGACTCTTCCTCTTCTgcctcccctccctccctgtccaGGCACTTCTCACGCGCCAAGAACAGCTCGGTGTCTTGCTCTTCCTCTTCAGACTCTGAGTCCTTGCTAATTTCCCAGGCCAAGGAGTTAGAGAAGGGGCTAGTCCTCACTTGGCCGGCCAGGGGGGTACTGTCACCCTTGTCGGAAGCATGAAGGAAGAACCCGCAAGACTGCCCGCGAGATGAGGGGTCCATGTTGCTGGTGACGTCTGGTTTGAAGGCACCAGAGCCACCCTCTGTAGGCAGCTCCATAGGTTCAGGAAGAAACTCTGTACTAGAAATGGGAGTGAAGGTGTGATTGAGGTCATGGTTAGACCCAGATGAGTGGACTTTCCTCCGGGTGGAAGGTGTGGGTCCCTCAGTGCCTCTCCTGGAGGAGCTGCGAGACCTCACTTCACCACATTCCTCCTCTTTGTTGAGGTTTATAGATTTCTCCTTTGCAGGTTTCAAAACAGCAGGCATCAGTGGTTCTAAATAAAAGCTATCAGGTTGCGGTTCAATGGGGATCTCCTGCGGCCTCCTCCTGGAGGAGACATTCTGGATATCGAGGTTCTCCTGGCTGGGGACACAGCCAGCATCAAGCCCTTTCTCAGACTTGATGATGGCCAccagctcctcctcttcctcatcatcCCTCACATTCACATGTCCAAGCATGCTATGCCCGCTGATGCCACGGGGCCCCAGATGAAACACTGGGCCACCTAACTGGTGACTGGGGGTGACGTTGATGGCGTTGGAAGCCAGGCTGTCCTTACTGATGGAACGGGCCAAACTGACGCTGTCGCCCGAGGCCAGATCAGCGTCGCTGTCCGTGGCGAAAGGCGTGGGCTGTGACAGTGGTCTAGGAGAGCAAACAGAGGAGAAATTAAATGCAATTTTCGCTCCAAACGAGAACAGCACATGATACAATCAATATTGAATTTCCCCACTAAGTCTTTTCCTGATAAtgagcacacacacaataaacagTATTTAACAAAATTACACCTGGTGTGAATTACAATCAGATTTAACATCTTTTTCCCCAATACAGTACCCTTTCTCCAGGGTATACGAGAAAGGACCTTGGTGATTTGACATGTCCAGAACTTCTAGGCTATTCACTATTAGCTGAAGTTAAATCAGCCACAGGCGTAACAGAATGCACAAATAACTACATGGTAGTTGGGGTTTTACTGGGCCGATGTTCGCTCCTCACCTCTGCTTCTTCTCAGCCCAGGCCATCACTGAACCCCTGGGATGGCCATCTACTCGAGTCAAAGAATTGGAGCGGTTTCTCTGATCTAGGAATGAATGCAGTAACAACTGATATGGAAGTTGGCCTTTTAGCCTTCCTCATACATAAGGCAGGTAGAGAGGAAGATAAGATAAATAGCTTTGAGGGGAACAAATTACATAACAGATTATATATGCTTAGTAGAATTTACAACATAAAATCGCTGTCAGTAATCCTTTAAACCTAAATGTTATACCAAAATTTAATCTTTAAGCATTTCTTGTTCAGCTTTtctaccactagagggcagcagtGACAACTGGACCATGCTTACCGGAAGCTGCTTCTCCTTGTAAGGATTTCTGTTGTCTCTGTCTCAGGGGGAGCAGAGGATGTGAAGCCCCTAGGGCAGGACTCCCTTTATTGCTACAAAGAAAAACCGAACCTCAGCCAAATGTGGAACACGCAAGCTCAAGGTACAGCTTTTTCAGTACGATACCAGcccaaaataaattaaataggATGCGAGATTCTGCAAACAGGTGTCCTGTATTACATTCTTAGAAACTGCAATGCATACTCCCTGTCTAACATTTGGGAATAATCATTTTACTCAGAAGTAAAGTGGGTCCACAAACTGGCCAAGTCAGAGCTCAGAGACATTTCCAGGTCAGGACTGAATCAGATGGAAATGATCTACCATTACGACCAAGATTCCATTACTTATAAATCATGTAAAGAATAGCAGTGTGATGAGCACACCTATGTACACAAAGGGCTGATACCAGAAAACATGCAGATGGTGCTGACCTGCAGGAagaacacaagtgcacacatacagtaccagtgaaaagtttggacacaccgcCTACAAATGAGAGCAAGTGTCGCATAAtatgacctggtcacctgacctaatCACTGTAGAAatggtttgggaggagtttgaccagagagtgaaggaaaggtggccaatgagagctcagcatatatgtgggatctccttcaggacggctggaaaagcatcccaggaggccacctcatgaaactggtgtagcggagacagtagggtcagccagtccctggggcagttggggttaaggaccttgctcaagggaccaatggtgggatcactccgctgacccagggatttgaacgaacaacccaacccacagagctgcccccacccccaaacataATTCTATatgttttatagttttgatgtccttataattattctaaaatgcagagaatagtacaaatattGTATGGGTAGGAGTGTCCCAGCTTATGATGGGTACCGCAGATACGGGGCCATtcgacacaaacacacatatgcTCTGCCCCTTCACAGCCAGCAGCAACACAGAGCATCTCACAGCTCTGATCTAACTGCGGTCAGACAGAGACAACCAAGAGCACGCTGAGAACATACTGTAAGATGAACCGGCAGGGTGAAAAGGAAAAAGAATTTCCCTCCATTATTCAAAGTGAATCCAATTAGCAGACCATACTGGGAAATGAACTGGGGATGAACTACTGAGGATTATGACCAGATCaaagaggtaaaaaaaaattactgctTGAAATATGTAATCAATTCAACAACAGGTTAAAGCACTCCAACACGTTTAGTGCGCAGCATGCTAATAGCTATGGCCAGAACCGGTTAGCCTAAAGATTTCAATCTTGCCTGTGCATGACGACAAACAAGCAGCTCTCTCTGAAATATGATTGTATAGACCTGGACAGACCCAATGCACATGTAATAGGAAATTATCAAATCACCTGGGAACTAGGCCCCAGACCAGGTAGATATTAGTGTCAGTTAAATGTGTCCTGTTATGGGCATTTGGTAGAGGATGAGTTTTCAGCTTCCAACAAAAGTGGGATATTTCTTGAATATTTGTGTAACTAAAATATGTACACACTTAACAGCTAGTGTTGATTCTTGCTTATATaacattttttccatttgtttcttGGTGAAAACCACAGTGTGACTCAGTACACAATGTCAGATTTGGTCCAATTcatataagaaaacaaacagaacaaaagttacaaaaaaTTAATGCTACAATACAAGGCTGCAAGATGCCACAGTCAGTCCGGGACAGGAAGACACAGACTGAGACTCTTCAGGATGCTGGTAGTACCTGCAACTGGCATCCGTGTGCTGCACAGTGTCAGGTGCTCCAGGCGATACCAGGAAGCTGCGCTTGGTGGCGTTAGAGATGGGGACAGGGTGGCGGGTCCCCTTGGGCTGCAGGATCGCTCTCGCTGCATGTTGAGCGACAACATGTCAGGCAAATAGATCAAACAATAACCATCAAATACCAGCCTATTCCTATGCCATAATAAAATACAAGGTCAATACGGCCAGCCACAAAAGAGAAAGtgaaaaattgtaattgcttgAAGTGCTAAAATTTAAGAAATTTTTACAGAACAACAAACAGATTaccataaaaatatttaaaagacTGCCTCACTCCACAGTGTAAAGGTACTGAAAACGCCACAACCAACGGAGGACAATTAAACAAAGCCGACTTGTAATTCAGGTTAAGCTGCTTGACATAGACAAGCAAAGGAAAGCGTATCAGGACACCTGCGTCACTCCTGGCGTGGGCCAGACAAACCTACCGTCTTTGATCTCCTGCAAGTCCCGGGGTTGGACGAAATCAGGCTTGACAACCTCAAACCACCAGAAGAGCTCAGCAATGAAGACCATGACGTTTTGCTGGAACGAGAACCTGGGTTCAGCTGAACGGTTTTAAAGACTGACGACGAACAGCACCAGTGCGATCTTTATGACCAAGTGGGATTATTGTATATGCGCTCCGGGGTCTTGGGAGCTTCTTTCATGTAAAATCGTCTGTGTTGTACTAGACTGGATAATTAAGTTTTAATGAATGAAAGCAGGTGATGGAACCTTGAGCACAAGTGGAGCGTAGAGCATGTCCTCGATGGTAAGGTAGAAGCCCTTGTTAAGATACTCGTTGGCAAACTCCTTCAGGAGCTGGATGTTGTACAAGCTGTCGGCAATCGAGGTCACCTCCTTTAAGCAGACATCTGAGAGACAGATAGCAGATATATCAGCGTTTCAGGTTACACAAGATCCAATCGAACGGGATACTCAAGACCAGAatgtcattcacacacacacacaaaactacACCTACTGTTCCAAATGTCTTGGGGCAGGGATGCCATGCATGCATTAATCGATGCCTACCATCTAGCTTCATATGGTCGGGGCAGTAGTAATGGACCACAGCCAGCAGGGCTCCGCAATCGCACACATCCTTCATCAGGTCCTCCAGCAGGGGGAAGTAGGGTAACTGCCGGCCAGAGAGGTGGTCCCTGCGATACCGCACCTAAGAGCGGGAATAGAACTGGATCAGACAAGCCTGGCTTTACTGGAATGGGCCAGTTCCTGTGACGATGGCAGCACTTGGCTATGCATCCAGGTTGGCGGCCTCATTCTGCAGCGGTGGCACTCTGAATGCGGTTTTCAGCACAGCACGCCCTCTGGGCAGCCATACCCTCCCTCAGTGGGTTAGTCTCTCCCTCCATCCTGCACTCCTGACCACTTCCTCTCAACCTTCCAATTAAATAGCGTGGAAGTCCAGAGAACAGTCCTTAGTGTCCCCTTCCTTCTTCCCTGAAAGTGTGGCTGCAggaccaactaagccacagatTCCTGCGAGCACTAACAGCACGAGCTTATGGGCAGCAGTTGGACGCTGGTGGCCGAGCTCCCAGCGCGTGCGGACAGTCACCCGGCAGTCAAACGTCGGGGGCCGGGCTCCCAGCGCGTGAGGACAGTCACCCGGCAGTCGAACGTTGGGGGCCGGGCTCCCAGCGCGTGAGGACAGTCACCCGGCAGTCGGACGTCGGGGGCCGGGCTCCCAGCGCGTGCGGACAGTCACCCGGCAGTCGGACGTCGGGGGCCGGGCTCCCAGCGCGTGCGGACAGTCACCCGGCAGTCGGATGTCGGGGGCCGGGCTCCCAACGCGTGCGGACAGTCACCCGGCAGTCGGACGTCGGGGGCCGGGCTCCCAGCGCGTGCGGACAGTCACCTGGCAGTCGGACGTCGGGGGCCGGGCTCCCAACGCGTGCGGACAGTCACCCGGCAGTCGGACGTCGGGGGCCGGGCTCCCAGCGCGTGCGGACAGTCACCTGGCAGTCGGACGTCGGGGGCCGGGCTCCCAGCGCGTGCGGACAGTCACCCGGCAGACGCGAGCGCTTGGTGGACGTGGGCCGACCAACAGCGACCAGCCCGCCTCATCTGCCTTCCAGTCACTCAGCGCTCCTGTTTTCTTTCCCAGAGACTGCAGTGAATACCGGTGCCGGCCCACAGAACCTCTACACAGCTAAATCTCACTCAGGCCAGAACATTCTGTGGCAAAGCTGCATCTATCTGCTTCATATATAATTAAAGAAACACCACTAAATGTAACAGGATGTGAGAGTTATAGATGGGATATGAGTGTCAGAAAACACTGATGAGAGGCATGTGACCTTCGGATTTGTTAGGGGAGCTGGAGGGGATGTGATTCTGGGGGAAGCTGACTGGCATGTCCTGATTTTCCAGAGTTCAAAgtgtccctgggtcaacaagggaggggcttgcatttcactttaaccaatcacagtcttcattgtatgacatcaccacattaattaaaaccaaTGCTTTCTATTAAGCAGCAAGGTGCACAGATTTCTGAAGTACCTGTTTTACTGTACATGCCTTTTGTTAAGGGGCATGTCATGGATAAACAGACTAAACATTGGAATATGCAAACCTGCAGAGGCTGTATGGAGCAGTGTAAAGGTGTGTATTTCATGCTGATAACAGTCACAACAACAACGACGACGACGaccaacaacaaacaacaataaagctcgaaccagcaaccttgcgATGACACACAGTGCCCCTAAACCTAATGGCTGTAAGGCCTGAGACTGAAAATGAGGAAAAAATAGATCAATGTGTTAATGTCATATGATGAAGGCTGACTGATTAAGGAAGTAACACAAACCCCTCCCTTCGACCCCGGGACACTGAACTTGGCATAATCAGGACGCCTCACACTCTTACTCTACAGCCTACAGGCAGCAGGGGGAGCGCGGTGCAGCACAGCGCCCCCAGGAGGAGCGCCCCCCCCAGTACAGGACAGGGAACACAAAGCACATGGTGTGGCAGCGCCGGAGGGAGTGTCAGCCCAGGTCGCATGACGGCAGCTATACCGTGATAAAAATCATGTCGTCAAGACGAAAATTATCCAAACTGAAATTTGGGTTTGGGGGTAACATTATGGCTTCAGTGTAGTGATGGTTCTTGTATCAGCCATCAGCAGCATTTAATGGAaattaatgaaataatttattaataaattaatcaaatattttaatgaaatattttaagaaCAAGAGGAATATTACAATAGCTGCACAGCTACTGACACCAAAAGCTGTACCAATTAGCGCTTAGTAACATAGTGTTATGCACCTTTGCTATTGGTTTTCATGCCTTTTGTTGGGGCTCTCTCTAAACCAGGGGTTCTCAAACCTTTTGAT
This is a stretch of genomic DNA from Paramormyrops kingsleyae isolate MSU_618 chromosome 7, PKINGS_0.4, whole genome shotgun sequence. It encodes these proteins:
- the LOC111841851 gene encoding calmodulin-regulated spectrin-associated protein 1-B isoform X3; amino-acid sequence: MDVDACAGGDGTRRKTDSRAEGAVEVVPLELYDSARAKIDADLRWLFAKAYGIEHIPEDLRDPFYTDQYEQEHIKPPVIRLLLSGELYCRVCALILKGDQVASLQSHQSVVQALSRKGIYVMESDDSPVSESDLGCTPIKMSAHMAMIDALMMAYTVEMISIEKVVASVKRFSTFSASKELPFDLEDAMVFWINKVNLKMREITEKELKLKQHLLESPSHQKSPSKWYWKLVPVRYRRDHLSGRQLPYFPLLEDLMKDVCDCGALLAVVHYYCPDHMKLDDVCLKEVTSIADSLYNIQLLKEFANEYLNKGFYLTIEDMLYAPLVLKQNVMVFIAELFWWFEVVKPDFVQPRDLQEIKDARAILQPKGTRHPVPISNATKRSFLVSPGAPDTVQHTDASCSNKGSPALGASHPLLPLRQRQQKSLQGEAASDQRNRSNSLTRVDGHPRGSVMAWAEKKQRPLSQPTPFATDSDADLASGDSVSLARSISKDSLASNAINVTPSHQLGGPVFHLGPRGISGHSMLGHVNVRDDEEEEELVAIIKSEKGLDAGCVPSQENLDIQNVSSRRRPQEIPIEPQPDSFYLEPLMPAVLKPAKEKSINLNKEEECGEVRSRSSSRRGTEGPTPSTRRKVHSSGSNHDLNHTFTPISSTEFLPEPMELPTEGGSGAFKPDVTSNMDPSSRGQSCGFFLHASDKGDSTPLAGQVRTSPFSNSLAWEISKDSESEEEEQDTELFLAREKCLDREGGEAEEEESLKLQEDMNVREHEDKDGASGRSSPCLSTISQASSIGSSSARMTSFAERRQMKAGGHDARSSTSSSQKTTPDGSESFQLPLTTWRQKREQSPTLQGRDGANLLASELVQLHMQLEEKRRAIETQKKKMESLSARQRLKLGKAAFLNIVKKGKSDTLPQPLKSDHYSKEDQKVNGEKEVSSKDDSCVEALRGKARERNGQEGKAKVRWAMEPPTSPGSLEMDNKINSALLLDNGSTEPDLNECNRSIEMLNEAISAIQHQMMQLSLQQDLLMKQNVQSPPGAPPAPPPGPALSPGPTPTGTFANGKSSVAEPKIRPAVHFVEPISSSGSTVVRKPPKLSSGRGPRSKPTELKLPKESGKQAMRVITPTQNVETLPHLRQFSGGRTPKGESEGSSSASTAPVEAAASLERGIIRNMTFRLNDEANQRTAIPREPSNIEECLSGSLKERDLNPSDGSGKENVLSEDVSKNKTHLIEVDLSDLKDPTEDTVSDIRDVTADLSDGDQKSVLGFFFKDEQKAEDEMAKKRAAFLLKQQRKAEEARIRKQQLELESELKRDEARRKAEEDRIRKEEEKARRELIKQEYLRRKQQEMIEEQGLAKPKSRPKKQRPKSVHRGESSSDTYSKCSSTPDNLSSAQSGSSLSLASAATTEAESVNSGGGGSQRRNASRNTERDWDNGSTASSITSVAEYSGPKLFKEPSAKSNKPIIHNAIAHCCLAGKVNEPQKNSILEELEKCESNHLMILFRDGGCQFRALYSFFPDTEEILKLTGTGPKCINKKMIDKLYKYSSDRKQFTVIPAKTVSVSVDALTIHNHLWQVKRPASSKRSVK
- the LOC111841851 gene encoding calmodulin-regulated spectrin-associated protein 1-B isoform X2; this translates as MDVDACAGGDGTRRKTDSRAEGAVEVVPLELYDSARAKIDADLRWLFAKAYGIEHIPEDLRDPFYTDQYEQEHIKPPVIRLLLSGELYCRVCALILKGDQVASLQSHQSVVQALSRKGIYVMESDDSPVSESDLGCTPIKMSAHMAMIDALMMAYTVEMISIEKVVASVKRFSTFSASKELPFDLEDAMVFWINKVNLKMREITEKELKLKQHLLESPSHQKVRYRRDHLSGRQLPYFPLLEDLMKDVCDCGALLAVVHYYCPDHMKLDDVCLKEVTSIADSLYNIQLLKEFANEYLNKGFYLTIEDMLYAPLVLKQNVMVFIAELFWWFEVVKPDFVQPRDLQEIKDARAILQPKGTRHPVPISNATKRSFLVSPGAPDTVQHTDASCSNKGSPALGASHPLLPLRQRQQKSLQGEAASDQRNRSNSLTRVDGHPRGSVMAWAEKKQRPLSQPTPFATDSDADLASGDSVSLARSISKDSLASNAINVTPSHQLGGPVFHLGPRGISGHSMLGHVNVRDDEEEEELVAIIKSEKGLDAGCVPSQENLDIQNVSSRRRPQEIPIEPQPDSFYLEPLMPAVLKPAKEKSINLNKEEECGEVRSRSSSRRGTEGPTPSTRRKVHSSGSNHDLNHTFTPISSTEFLPEPMELPTEGGSGAFKPDVTSNMDPSSRGQSCGFFLHASDKGDSTPLAGQVRTSPFSNSLAWEISKDSESEEEEQDTELFLAREKCLDREGGEAEEEESLKLQEDMNVREHEDKDGASGRSSPCLSTISQASSIGSSSARMTSFAERRQMKAGGHDARSSTSSSQKTTPDGSESFQLPLTTWRQKREQSPTLQGRDGANLLASELVQLHMQLEEKRRAIETQKKKMESLSARQRLKLGKAAFLNIVKKGKSDTLPQPLKSDHYSKEDQKVNGEKEVSSKDDSCVEALRGKARERNGQEGKAKVRWAMEPPTSPGSLEMDNKINSALLLDNGSTEPDLNECNRSIEMLNEAISAIQHQMMQLSLQQDLLMKQNVQSPPGAPPAPPPGPALSPGPTPTGTFANGKSSVAEPKIRPAVHFVEPISSSGSTVVRKPPKLSSGRGPRSKPTELKLPKESGKQAMRVITPTQNVETLPHLRQFSGGRTPKGESEGSSSASTAPVEAAASLERGIIRNMTFRLNDEANQRTAIPREPSNIEECLSGSLKERDLNPSDGSGKENVLSEDVSKNKTHLIEVDLSDLKDPTEDTVSDIRDVTADLSDGDQKSVLGFFFKDEQKAEDEMAKKRAAFLLKQQRKAEEARIRKQQLELESELKRDEARRKAEEDRIRKEEEKARRELIKQEYLRRKQQEMIEEQGLAKPKSRPKKQRPKSVHRGESSSDTYSKCSSTPDNLSSAQSGSSLSLASAATTEAESVNSGGGGSQRGDFIDSFPVLSRNASRNTERDWDNGSTASSITSVAEYSGPKLFKEPSAKSNKPIIHNAIAHCCLAGKVNEPQKNSILEELEKCESNHLMILFRDGGCQFRALYSFFPDTEEILKLTGTGPKCINKKMIDKLYKYSSDRKQFTVIPAKTVSVSVDALTIHNHLWQVKRPASSKRSVK
- the LOC111841851 gene encoding calmodulin-regulated spectrin-associated protein 1-B isoform X1 — protein: MDVDACAGGDGTRRKTDSRAEGAVEVVPLELYDSARAKIDADLRWLFAKAYGIEHIPEDLRDPFYTDQYEQEHIKPPVIRLLLSGELYCRVCALILKGDQVASLQSHQSVVQALSRKGIYVMESDDSPVSESDLGCTPIKMSAHMAMIDALMMAYTVEMISIEKVVASVKRFSTFSASKELPFDLEDAMVFWINKVNLKMREITEKELKLKQHLLESPSHQKSPSKWYWKLVPVRYRRDHLSGRQLPYFPLLEDLMKDVCDCGALLAVVHYYCPDHMKLDDVCLKEVTSIADSLYNIQLLKEFANEYLNKGFYLTIEDMLYAPLVLKQNVMVFIAELFWWFEVVKPDFVQPRDLQEIKDARAILQPKGTRHPVPISNATKRSFLVSPGAPDTVQHTDASCSNKGSPALGASHPLLPLRQRQQKSLQGEAASDQRNRSNSLTRVDGHPRGSVMAWAEKKQRPLSQPTPFATDSDADLASGDSVSLARSISKDSLASNAINVTPSHQLGGPVFHLGPRGISGHSMLGHVNVRDDEEEEELVAIIKSEKGLDAGCVPSQENLDIQNVSSRRRPQEIPIEPQPDSFYLEPLMPAVLKPAKEKSINLNKEEECGEVRSRSSSRRGTEGPTPSTRRKVHSSGSNHDLNHTFTPISSTEFLPEPMELPTEGGSGAFKPDVTSNMDPSSRGQSCGFFLHASDKGDSTPLAGQVRTSPFSNSLAWEISKDSESEEEEQDTELFLAREKCLDREGGEAEEEESLKLQEDMNVREHEDKDGASGRSSPCLSTISQASSIGSSSARMTSFAERRQMKAGGHDARSSTSSSQKTTPDGSESFQLPLTTWRQKREQSPTLQGRDGANLLASELVQLHMQLEEKRRAIETQKKKMESLSARQRLKLGKAAFLNIVKKGKSDTLPQPLKSDHYSKEDQKVNGEKEVSSKDDSCVEALRGKARERNGQEGKAKVRWAMEPPTSPGSLEMDNKINSALLLDNGSTEPDLNECNRSIEMLNEAISAIQHQMMQLSLQQDLLMKQNVQSPPGAPPAPPPGPALSPGPTPTGTFANGKSSVAEPKIRPAVHFVEPISSSGSTVVRKPPKLSSGRGPRSKPTELKLPKESGKQAMRVITPTQNVETLPHLRQFSGGRTPKGESEGSSSASTAPVEAAASLERGIIRNMTFRLNDEANQRTAIPREPSNIEECLSGSLKERDLNPSDGSGKENVLSEDVSKNKTHLIEVDLSDLKDPTEDTVSDIRDVTADLSDGDQKSVLGFFFKDEQKAEDEMAKKRAAFLLKQQRKAEEARIRKQQLELESELKRDEARRKAEEDRIRKEEEKARRELIKQEYLRRKQQEMIEEQGLAKPKSRPKKQRPKSVHRGESSSDTYSKCSSTPDNLSSAQSGSSLSLASAATTEAESVNSGGGGSQRGDFIDSFPVLSRNASRNTERDWDNGSTASSITSVAEYSGPKLFKEPSAKSNKPIIHNAIAHCCLAGKVNEPQKNSILEELEKCESNHLMILFRDGGCQFRALYSFFPDTEEILKLTGTGPKCINKKMIDKLYKYSSDRKQFTVIPAKTVSVSVDALTIHNHLWQVKRPASSKRSVK